A single uncultured Methanolobus sp. DNA region contains:
- a CDS encoding chorismate pyruvate-lyase family protein, with product MDFLEKLKSFDIPTCLRICAGTDGSVTFLLEIMTKHPTAVVTEYQHIIPADEQMAELFDVSVGADINERVVTLTSDDVPYVFARSLSAIEKMPEGVRADMMKADIPIGRILRDHDIETRRDFESIDIVEDEPLFGAQKLLSRSYRIVHHSGVLMWINEKFPVDTRWCL from the coding sequence ATGGACTTTCTTGAAAAACTAAAGAGCTTTGATATTCCTACGTGTCTGAGGATCTGTGCAGGAACTGATGGTTCAGTTACTTTCCTGCTGGAGATAATGACCAAACATCCTACTGCTGTTGTTACTGAGTATCAGCACATTATTCCTGCGGATGAGCAAATGGCTGAGCTGTTCGATGTGAGTGTAGGTGCGGATATCAATGAGCGTGTGGTGACCCTTACTTCTGATGACGTGCCATATGTATTTGCCCGCTCCCTGTCGGCTATTGAGAAAATGCCTGAGGGGGTACGTGCTGATATGATGAAGGCTGACATCCCGATAGGCAGGATTCTGCGTGATCATGATATTGAGACCCGCAGGGACTTTGAAAGTATTGATATCGTGGAGGATGAACCACTGTTTGGGGCGCAAAAATTGCTTTCACGTTCCTATCGTATTGTCCATCACAGCGGCGTCTTAATGTGGATCAATGAGAAATTCCCCGTTGACACGCGCTGGTGTTTATAA
- a CDS encoding DUF5611 family protein, whose protein sequence is MQEYKLKRGYKPEMDRIHECLKEAFPSEIKEEDGKFVTSYGVLSSIKVWIEGKKLSVDTESDTSVTDDGLILDSNKRFRDFLYAATGYTAKERLKQAKKEVSE, encoded by the coding sequence ATGCAGGAATACAAGTTAAAGCGTGGTTATAAACCTGAAATGGATAGGATTCATGAATGTCTCAAAGAGGCTTTTCCAAGTGAGATAAAGGAAGAAGATGGTAAGTTTGTAACTTCTTATGGTGTTCTTTCCAGCATTAAGGTGTGGATAGAGGGTAAAAAACTTTCTGTTGATACCGAGTCTGACACCTCAGTTACAGATGATGGGCTAATTCTCGATTCTAATAAGCGCTTCAGGGATTTCCTTTACGCAGCTACAGGCTACACTGCAAAGGAGCGTCTGAAGCAGGCAAAGAAGGAAGTTTCCGAGTAA
- a CDS encoding radical SAM protein, which yields MRLIDLSDAKGQIRVEFGGCNMKCPYCVHIHQPVKEWSLDRVLDYARKSTTENVYLGGAEPTLQKELMPLIEGLHEMGKQVILKSNGMKPDILEKALPFVYGFVLEIKAPGDDVKAVMEVTGMSEERTQKYLKLLDESMVIAKQKWLRVWIRVIPEYVNAQNMPRILPDLEGASEVMLYQFMSNPEFDLPFMGHDTPTPTWDELKELGNMVLEKVPQVRLVGDRGKLVLTK from the coding sequence ATGAGATTAATTGATCTATCAGATGCTAAAGGACAGATAAGGGTTGAGTTTGGAGGATGTAATATGAAGTGTCCTTATTGTGTTCATATACATCAGCCTGTAAAGGAATGGTCTTTGGACAGGGTTCTTGATTATGCCAGAAAGTCCACAACCGAGAACGTATATCTTGGGGGTGCAGAGCCTACACTGCAGAAAGAACTGATGCCTTTGATAGAGGGTCTGCATGAAATGGGAAAACAGGTCATACTGAAATCCAATGGTATGAAGCCTGATATTCTTGAAAAAGCTCTTCCTTTTGTTTATGGTTTTGTTCTTGAGATAAAAGCACCGGGAGATGATGTAAAGGCAGTGATGGAAGTTACCGGAATGTCAGAGGAGAGGACACAGAAATACCTGAAGCTTCTTGATGAATCCATGGTCATTGCAAAGCAGAAATGGCTCAGGGTGTGGATACGTGTCATCCCGGAATATGTGAATGCGCAAAACATGCCTCGCATATTGCCAGATCTTGAGGGCGCTTCTGAAGTGATGCTCTACCAGTTTATGAGCAATCCAGAGTTTGACCTGCCGTTCATGGGTCATGATACTCCTACTCCGACATGGGATGAATTAAAAGAGCTGGGAAACATGGTTCTTGAAAAGGTTCCTCAGGTGAGGCTTGTGGGAGACAGGGGAAAACTGGTGCTTACAAAATGA
- a CDS encoding methanogenesis marker 2 protein has protein sequence MNIEELAANLRNFEGVTRKKPIADIVSIFETVRSEYGEVIDDFGDDAAIIDIGTDDVILFAADAIWGRIVNKSPWWTGYTSVVVNVNDISAMGGRPLAMVNVMASSDLKSTEEIMKGIRDGIKKFGVPMVGGHMHPDTPYNSLAVAIIGIAKKDCVIRSDSAKPGDVVIVAYDMDGRVGKNSPYSWDTTSFKEADVVRECFMVMQEIGEKKLVTAGKDISNPGTIGTLGMLCEVSRVGASVDLRKIPLPEGLDLEQWLKIYPATGYVVTAKAEHADECVEVFENSGIKAAVVGEINDSQVIDIYDDSGRAVVFDFEESGITGI, from the coding sequence TTGAATATCGAAGAGCTTGCGGCAAATTTAAGGAACTTTGAAGGTGTCACCAGAAAGAAACCGATAGCAGATATCGTTAGCATATTTGAGACTGTCAGGTCTGAGTATGGTGAGGTCATAGACGATTTTGGTGATGATGCAGCTATCATCGATATTGGAACCGATGATGTAATTCTGTTTGCAGCCGATGCCATATGGGGCAGGATCGTCAACAAGAGTCCCTGGTGGACTGGTTACACTTCTGTTGTTGTAAATGTCAATGATATTTCTGCAATGGGTGGACGACCTCTTGCAATGGTAAACGTGATGGCTTCAAGTGACCTCAAATCCACAGAAGAGATCATGAAAGGAATCCGCGATGGAATAAAGAAGTTCGGAGTTCCAATGGTTGGTGGGCACATGCACCCTGACACTCCATACAACTCACTTGCAGTTGCCATAATCGGAATTGCAAAGAAGGACTGCGTTATCAGAAGTGACAGTGCAAAGCCTGGAGATGTTGTAATAGTTGCATATGACATGGATGGCAGAGTTGGTAAGAACTCTCCATATAGCTGGGATACTACATCTTTTAAGGAAGCTGATGTTGTACGTGAGTGTTTCATGGTCATGCAGGAGATAGGAGAAAAGAAACTGGTAACTGCGGGTAAAGACATAAGCAACCCTGGAACCATCGGCACACTTGGTATGCTCTGTGAAGTAAGCAGGGTCGGTGCCTCAGTTGATCTTAGAAAGATACCACTCCCGGAAGGTCTTGATCTTGAGCAGTGGCTTAAGATATATCCTGCAACCGGTTATGTTGTTACCGCAAAGGCAGAGCACGCTGATGAGTGTGTAGAGGTTTTTGAAAATTCAGGAATAAAGGCTGCTGTTGTTGGTGAGATCAATGACAGTCAGGTAATTGATATTTACGATGACAGCGGCAGGGCTGTTGTCTTTGACTTTGAGGAAAGCGGAATAACAGGAATATGA
- the nifB gene encoding nitrogenase cofactor biosynthesis protein NifB, with amino-acid sequence MENEKADVCEIEINKDEDVKRVIAQHPCYSKEAQHKFGRIHLAVAPKCNIQCNYCDRKFDCVNESRPGVTSEVLSPQAALEKTKQVLEAYPFIKVVGIAGPGDPLANDETFETLELIKKEFPDVTLCLSTNGLALPEKMPDLLRVGVTTLTVTMNAIDPEIEAQLIGHISYKGKIYRGLEAAEIMVKNQLEGIRMAVEAGLVVKINTVLVPGINDEHIVELAQKINELGVFIMNVMPLICQAKFADRTAPTPAECKAVQDRCAPYVQQMRHCRQCRSDAYGLIGQDMSQMSEERRNVIKLDMKKKSSCGKE; translated from the coding sequence AGAAATAAACAAGGATGAAGATGTCAAGAGAGTGATAGCACAACATCCCTGTTATTCCAAAGAAGCCCAACACAAGTTCGGAAGGATCCACCTTGCAGTAGCTCCGAAATGCAACATTCAGTGCAATTATTGTGATCGCAAGTTTGACTGCGTGAATGAAAGCCGACCAGGTGTTACAAGTGAAGTCCTGAGTCCACAGGCTGCACTTGAGAAGACAAAGCAGGTGCTTGAAGCTTATCCATTCATCAAGGTTGTCGGTATTGCAGGACCAGGAGATCCATTGGCTAACGATGAGACATTTGAGACATTAGAACTTATCAAGAAGGAGTTCCCTGATGTCACACTCTGTCTCAGTACTAATGGTCTGGCACTTCCTGAAAAGATGCCTGATCTTCTTAGAGTTGGAGTTACCACACTTACAGTGACCATGAATGCGATAGATCCTGAGATTGAAGCACAGCTCATAGGCCACATATCCTATAAGGGTAAGATCTACAGAGGTCTAGAGGCTGCTGAGATCATGGTAAAGAACCAGCTCGAAGGTATCAGGATGGCTGTGGAAGCAGGTCTTGTTGTAAAGATCAACACAGTCCTTGTGCCAGGAATCAACGATGAGCATATTGTTGAACTTGCACAGAAGATCAATGAACTTGGTGTCTTCATAATGAATGTAATGCCGCTTATCTGTCAGGCAAAGTTTGCCGACAGGACAGCACCAACACCAGCAGAATGTAAGGCTGTCCAGGACAGGTGTGCTCCTTATGTCCAGCAGATGAGACACTGCCGCCAGTGCAGGTCTGATGCCTACGGACTTATCGGGCAGGACATGTCACAGATGAGTGAAGAGCGCAGGAACGTTATTAAGCTTGATATGAAAAAGAAGAGTTCATGTGGAAAGGAATAA